Proteins from one Juglans microcarpa x Juglans regia isolate MS1-56 chromosome 6S, Jm3101_v1.0, whole genome shotgun sequence genomic window:
- the LOC121236520 gene encoding metal-nicotianamine transporter YSL1-like, which yields MSIELGAKEKKEIEGEDVGFQADEHEGSKRFQPWTKQITVRGILVSVMIGSMYSVITMKLTLATGVVPNLNVSTALLGFLFIRTWLKVLEKSGFVSKPFTRQENTMIQTCTVACYSIATGGGFGSYLLALSKKTYELAGVNNEGNSPKSVKDPELGWTTGYLYLVSFVGLFALIPLRKIMILDLKLTYPSGLATAVLINGFHNQSDKMAKKQVQGFMKYFSVSFFWGFFKWFFSGTGTGKVQCGFGQFPIFGLKAWKQTFYSDFSMTYVGAGMIVSHLVNLSLILGAVLSHGIMWPLISRHKGDWFPESLRESDMKSLFGYKVFLSIALILGDGLYNFAKILACTIINIHDKLKNRDLEMVVGGQEKPVEVLKQNQIFIGENIPIWLATVGYALFAIISTIAIPFMFPQLKWYYVVSSYIIAPSLAFCNAYGVGLTDINMSYNYAKVALFVLASMSGKEDGMVAALIGCGLIKSVVSVASILMQDFKTAYLTCTSPKAMFLSQVIGTTLGCVTTPVSFFLFYKAFDVGNPDGEFKAPFALIYRNMAILGVQGFSALPNHCLQICYGFFAFAIGVNVVRDMSPQKVGKYLPLPMVMAMPFLVGAYFAIDMCIGSLIVFVSHKLNSKKAEFMVSAIASGLICGEGLWTLPAAVLALAKVNPPICMKFLPS from the exons ATGAGCATTGAATTaggagcaaaagaaaagaaagagattgaaggaGAAGACGTGGGATTTCAAGCTGATGAACACGAGGGGTCGAAGAGATTCCAGCCATGGACAAAGCAGATAACAGTGAGGGGAATTCTGGTGAGCGTTATGATTGGAAGTATGTACAGTGTGATAACCATGAAGCTAACCCTCGCAACCGGGGTAGTTCCTAACCTAAATGTCTCTACTGCTCTTCTTGGCTTCTTATTTATCCGGACATGGTTAAAGGTGCTCGAAAAGAGTGGTTTTGTGTCAAAGCCATTCACTCGCCAAGAGAATACCATGATACAAACTTGTACAGTTGCTTGCTATAGCATTGCTACTGGAG GTGGATTTGGTTCTTATCTTTTGGCGTTGAGCAAGAAGACATATGAGTTGGCTGGGGTCAACAATGAGGGGAACTCGCCAAAGAGTGTTAAGGATCCTGAACTTGGTTGGACGACTGGCTACCTGTATTTAGTATCCTTTGTTGGCCTTTTTGCCTTAATTCCTTTGAGGAAG ATAATGATATTAGACCTCAAGTTAACTTATCCAAGTGGCTTGGCAACTGCGGTTCTCATTAATGGTTTCCACAATCAGAGTGATAAGATGGCCAA GAAACAAGTACAGGGgttcatgaaatatttttcagtCAGTTTCTTTTGGGGTTTCTTTAAGTGGTTCTTTAGTGGGACTGGGACTGGGAAAGTGCAATGTGGATTCGGACAATTCCCCATTTTTGGATTGAAAGCATGGAAGCAAAC ATTCTACTCCGATTTTAGCATGACATATGTTGGAGCTGGGATGATTGTTTCCCACCTCGTAAATTTGTCTTTGATTCTTGGAGCTGTGCTTTCCCATGGAATAATGTGGCCGCTTATTAGTAGACATAAAGGAGATTGGTTCCCTGAGAGTTTGCGAGAAAGCGACATGAAGAGCTTATTTGGTTATAAG GTTTTCTTATCCATTGCTTTAATCCTAGGTGATGGGCTTTACAATTTCGCGAAGATATTGGCATGCacaatcatcaatattcatgaCAAATTGAAGAATAGGGACCTCGAAATGG TTGTGGGTGGCCAAGAGAAGCCCGTTGAAGTTTTGAAACAGAACCAAATTTTCATCGGAGAGAACATTCCCATATGGCTTGCAACCGTGGGATACGCCCTCTTCGCCATCATCTCCACCATCGCAATCCCATTCATGTTCCCTCAATTAAAATGGTACTATGTAGTCTCATCCTATATTATTGCTCCATCTCTAGCATTCTGCAATGCTTATGGAGTTGGCCTCACGGATATAAACATGTCCTATAATTATGCGAAAGTTGCCCTCTTCGTCCTGGCCTCAATGAGCGGAAAAGAAGATGGCATGGTAGCTGCGCTCATTGGGTGTGGTCTCATCAAAAGTGTTGTTTCTGTGGCTAGCATTCTGATgcaagatttcaaaacagcctACTTGACTTGCACTTCCCCAAAAGCAATGTTCTTGAGCCAAGTCATTGGCACAACATTAGGCTGTGTGACAACTCCTGTTAGCTTCTTTCTATTCTACAAGGCATTTGATGTTGGAAACCCAGATGGAGAGTTCAAAGCTCCTTTTGCGTTGATTTACAGAAACATGGCTATTCTAGGAGTTCAAGGTTTCTCTGCTCTCCCTAACCATTGCCTACAAATCTGCTATGGCTTTTTCGCCTTTGCAATTGGAGTCAATGTAGTGAGAGATATGTCTCCTCAGAAGGTCGGAAAATATCTGCCACTTCCGATGGTCATGGCCATGCCTTTTctagttggggcatactttgCAATTGATATGTGTATTGGGAGTTTGATTGTGTTTGTGTCGCACAAGCTCAACTCCAAGAAGGCTGAGTTTATGGTTTCTGCAATTGCTTCTGGATTAATTTGTGGGGAAGGGCTTTGGACACTTCCTGCTGCTGTTCTAGCTTTGGCCAAAGTAAATCCTCCCATCTGCATGAAATTTTTGCCTTCCTAG